GGTGGTCCTGGTGGAGCCCCTGGCGGCGCCCCGGGTGGCCCCGGCGGAGCCCCGGGTGGTCCCGGTGGAGCCCCGGGTGGTCCCGGTGGCGGCCCCGGCGGCAGCCCTCAGCGCGGCATCCTCAATGTCGCCCTCGGCTACCGCTACCCCCAGGGCGCGGTGGTCGGCGCGGACCCCGCGACCCCGGTCGTCCCGGAGGGCCTCGACCTCACCGGCGCCCCCGGCAGCCGGGCCCCCCACCTCTGGCTCCGCCGGCGTGATGACGGCGCCCGCCTCTCCACCCTGGACCTCTACGAGGACTCCCTGGTCCTGCTCAGCGACGTGGCCCAGCCGACCGGCTGGCACGAGGCGGCGACCCACCTGGCGTCCGACCTGCGGGTACCGCTGAAGTCGTACCGCGTGGGCGGCACCCAGGAGGCCGACCTGAGCCCGGACGACGAGGACACGGACTGGGCGAGGGCCCACGGAGTCACGCGCGGCGGCGCGGTCCTGGTCCGCCCCGACAGCTTCGTCGCGTGGCGCTCCCCGGGCCCGGCCCCTGACCCGCAGTCGATGCTGCGCCAGGTCGTGAGGACGGTGCTGGCCCTCGGACAGAGCGCCTAGAGCACCGGAGGCCTCCCCGGCACCCAAACGTGGACCACTCCCCGCTTACCTGCTAGCGTCCCGCTCGGAGGTCAAACGGGGAGTGGTCCCCGTTATGAGGGCCGGTAGCGAGTCGGAGGGGTTGGACGTGGCGGATTCGGCGCTGGTGCTGGGCGGGGGCGGTCTGACGGCGTACGCGTGGCAGGTCGGCGTACTGGCGGGACTGGCCGACGCCGGCCTGGACCTCGGCGCCGCCGACGTCCTCGCCGGCACATCGGCCGGCTCCCTGCTGGCCCTGGACCTGGCCAAGGGCTCGGCCCCGGCCGACCTCTACAGGGAGCAGGTCCACCGCGAACGGGCCATGATGGACGTGGACTTCACGCTCACCATGACGGCCAGGTACCTGTGGGCGGCCCTGGTCTCGCGCGACCCCGACACGGTGGTCAGGCGGCTCGGCCGACTCGCGCTCTCGGTGCGCGGCGTCCCGGAGTCCGCGGTCCTCGCGGCCATCGGCCCCCACCTGCCGGTCGAGGACTGGCCGGAGCGCACCGTCCGCCTCTTCGCCGTCGACGCCCTCACCGGCGCACCGACCGCTTTCGACGCCGGCTCCGGCGTCGACCTGCTGCACGCCATGTCGGCCACCTGCGCGCTGCCGCCCCTGTTCCCGCCGATCACGATCGGCGAGGGCCGCTGGATGGACGGCGGCGTACGCTCCACGACCAACGCGGACCTGGTCGACGACTGCGCCCGGGTCGTCGTGCTCGCCCCCATCCCCAAGGCCGCCGGAGCGACCCCGAGCGCGGCGACCCAGGTCGCGTCCCTCACCGCGAAGGGCGCCCGAGCCACCCTGCTGACCCCCGACCGAGCGGCCCGCCGCGCCTTCGGCCGCAACCCCCTGGACGCCTCCCGCATCCCGGGCGCGGCCCGGGAGGGACGCCGACAGGGCACGGAACAGGCCGACCGCGTCCGCACGATCTGGCACGGCTGAACTGCACGGGCCTGCGGGGCTTGTGAGCTGTCGTGAAGCCCGCGACATCAACGAGCTATTACGGCGTAATAACCGACGAACAACCGCTCTCGGCCCCGTCCGCCGGCACGTACACGAAGACCCCGTCCTCAGCGAACTCGCTGACGGCGGGGTCTTTGGGCACTCCCTGCGAAGTGCCCCCGGCAGGATTCGAACCTGCGCACACGGCTCCGGAGGCCGTTGCTCTATCCCCTGAGCTACGGGGGCGTGTCCGTCGCGGTGGGTGTTGCTCGCGGCGACGGGTAGAACACTACCAGCTCCGCCGGGGTGTTCATGAACGGGTTTTCGCGGGTCGCGGCGCCTCCCGGGGTGGCGGGTGTGGGGGCGTCGTCCCCCGCACGGGGCGGAAGTGGGGAAAACCCGGACGCGGTGGCCGGTCCGGACCTACTCTCGAGTTGTGCCTAGGGCGTCCGGCCGGGTTCTTGTTGTGGACGACAACAAGGTCATCCGGCAGCTGATCAGGGTCAATCTCGAGCTGGAGGGCTTCGAGGTCGTGACCGCGGCCGATGGTGCCGAGTGTCTTGATGTCGTCCATCAGGTGCGGCCCGACGCCGTCACGCTGGACGTGGTCATGCCTCGGCTGGACGGGGTGAGAACCGCCGCCCGCCTGCGTGCCGATCCGCGCACGCGGGACCTTCCGATCGCCATCGTCAGCGCCTGCACCCAGTACGAGGCCGACGCCGGGTTCGATGCCGGGGTCGACGCCTTCCTGTCCAAGCCCTTCGAGCCCGCCGAACTCGTCTCGCTTGTAAGGCAGTTGGTGGAGGGGAGGCCGACTCGGGGGAGTGGGGCTGTGTTGCGGTCGGTGCTCGGCGTGGCCGGGGAGAGCGAGGCAGCCGCTCGGGCCGAGCCTGCCGGGTGACTCCACTCACCGCTCGCACCGCACCGCACCGCACCGTGCCGGACCGTCTCGCCTCGCGCTGCACCGTGCCCGACCGCACGGCATCACACCGCACCGTGTCCGACCGCACCGCACCGTGCCCGCCCCACCCCGCCCCATGCCGGACCGACGACCCGCACCCCGCACCCCGCGACCCCCACCCCGCCCCATGCCGGACCGACGACCGGCACCCCGTACCCCGCACCCCGCGACCCGCACCCCGCCCACGCGGCGGGCGTCGCACACGGTGTGATGCCAGTCGGGTGGGGTTTCCGTCCACATCCCGGGATCGGGCCCAAACCGGCTCGCATACCCACCCCCCTCCTCCCCTACGCTTGACCCGTGACCCCCGTAGAGCTCTCCCGCACCGTGCTGCACGCGGTGCGTCGCGCCGTCGACGCGGGTGAGCTGCACGTGAGTGTTCCGCCACGGGCCGTGGTCACCCCGCCGGGTCCCGGCGGATGCGGCGACTACGCCACCAACATCGCCCTCCAGCTGGCCCGGCCCGCCGGGCAGCCGCCGCTCCGGGTCGCCGAGGTGCTGCGGCCCTACCTCGTCGACGACGACGGCATCGCCGACGTCGTCCTCAGCGGGCCCGGGTTCCTCAACATCAGCCTGCACGGCGCCGCTCCCGCCGGTCTCGTGGAGGAGATCCTGCGGCGCAGGTCCCGGTACGGGCACGCCGACGGGCCCGACGGCCGCCTCGTTGAGCTGCACTGCCCCCGCGACCTGCGTGCCGTCGTCGTCGCCGAGGCCGCGGGCCGCGTCCTGCGGTCGCAGGGTGCGCTCGTGCGGGTCACCGCGGAGGCCCTCGACCCCGAGTGGACCGCCGCCCTGGGCGTACGCGTCGCGGTCGGCCCGGCGCCGGCCGAACCGCCCGTGAACGTCCGGCCCGTCCCCGCCCCGGCGGACCCCCTTCCCCTCGGCCGTGACGCCGCCCGCTGGGCCCTGCTGCACCCCGCCGCCCACGACCGGCCCAGGATCGGCGACGAGCACCTCGTCCAGCGCGAGAGCAACCCCCTCTTCCGCGTGCGGTACGCCCACGCCCGCTGCCGCGCCGCCGCCCGCAACGCCGCCGGTCTCGGCTTCACCGCCGCACCCGGACCGGTCGCCGGCGCCCGGGAACTCCTCGTCGTCCTCGCCGACCACCCCCGCGTCCTCGCCGCCACGGCCGCGCACCGCGCCCCCGACCGGCTCGCCCGGCACCTCGTCACCGTCGCCGACGCCGCGCTGCCCTTCCTGCCCACCGTGCTGCCCGTCGGTGAGGAGAAACCCTCGGCCGCCCACCGCGCCCGGCTGGCCCTCGCCCAAGCCGTCGGGGCGGTGCTGGCCGGCGGCCTGTCCCTCCTCGGCATCGACGCACCCGACCACCTCTGAGAGAGCACAGAAGACGCCATGAGCCGTTCCGCACACCCCGCCGGGCCCCGTCACGCCGATGTCCTTCCCGAGGGCCACTACTCCGCCCCGGCCGCCGACCTGAACGTCCTCGACCCCAAGGTCTGGGCCCAGACCGTCGAGCGGGACGCGGACGGTGTCGTCACCGTCGGCGGGATGACCGTCACGCAGCTCGCCGAGGAGTACGGCACCCCCGCCTACGTCCTCGACGAGGCCGACTTCCGGGCCCGGGCGCGGGCCTGGCGCACCGCCTTCGGGAACGACGCCGACGTGTTCTACGCCGGCAAGGCGTTCCTGTCGCGTGCCGTCGTGCGGTGGCTGGCGGAGGAGGGGCTGAACCTCGACGTGTGCTCGGGCGGCGAACTCGCCACCGCGCTCTCCGCGGGGATGCCCGCCGACCGCATCGCCTTCCACGGCAACAACAAGTCGCCGGAGGAGATCGAGCGGGCCGTCCGCGCCGACGTCGGGCGGATCGTGCTCGACTCCTTCCAGGAGATCGTCCGCGTCGCCCACATCGCCCAGTCGCTGGGCAAGCGGCAGCGCGTGCAGATCCGTATCACCGTCGGGGTCGAGGCGCACACGCACGAGTTCATCGCCACCGCCCACGAGGACCAGAAGTTCGGCATCCCGCTGGCCGGCGGGCAGGCGGCGGAGGCCGTGCGGCGGGCGTTGCAGCTCGACGGGCTGGAGGTCATCGGGATCCACTCGCACATCGGGTCGCAGATCTTCGACATGTCGGGCTTCGAGGTCGCCGCCCACCGGGTGGTGGGGCTGCTCAAGGACATCCGTGACGAGCACGGGGTCGAGCTGCCCGAGATCGACCTCGGTGGCGGGCTCGGGATCGCGTACACGAGCGACGACGACCCCCGCGAGCCGCACGAGATCGCCAAGGCGCTGACCGAGATCGTCACCCGGGAGTGCGAGGGCGCGCGGCTGCGCACCCCCCGCATCTCCGTCGAGCCGGGCCGTGCCATCGTCGGCCCCACCGCCTTCACCCTCTACGAGGTCGGCACCGTCAAGCCGCTCGACGGGCTGCGGACCTACGTCTCCGTCGACGGCGGCATGTCGGACAACATCCGCACGGCGCTGTACGACGCCGAGTACAGCGTCGCCCTCGTCTCCCGCACCTCCGACGCCCAGCCCATGCTCGTCCGGGTCGTCGGCAAGCACTGCGAGAGCGGGGACATCGTCGTGAAGGACGCCTTCCTGCCGGGCGACCTGGCCCCCGGCGACCTCATCGCCGTACCCGCGACGGGCGCGTACTGTCGGTCCATGGCCAGCAACTACAACCACGTGCTGCGCCCGCCCGTCGTCGCCGTGCGGGACGGCGAGGCGCGGGTCATCGTGCGCAGGGAGACCGAGGAGGACCTGCTGCGTCTCGACGTCGGATGAGTCCCGGCAGGTCAGGCGCGGGGGCGGAAGATCTTTCGTCATCCGCCCCTGCGAAAATGAAATAAACGTCTCACGATTCGGACGAAAGGCAGAAAATCCCGTCCGGTGCGTGAGACTGGTTCAACCGTAGACGGTATGAGGAAACGAGGTCGGATGATGCGTACGCGTCCGCTGAAGGTGGCGCTGCTGGGCTGTGGAGTGGTCGGCTCAGAGGTGGCGCGCATCATGACGACGCACGCCGACGACCTCGCCGCCCGGATCGGGGCCCCCGTGGAGCTCGCGGGCGTGGCCGTACGCCGGCCCGACCGGGTGCGGGAGGGCATCGACCCCGCCCTCGTCACCACCGACGCCACCGCCCTGGTCAAGCGCGGTGACATCGACGTGGTCGTCGAGGTCATCGGCGGCATCGAGCCCGCCCGGACCCTCATCACCACCGCCTTCGAGCACGGCGCCTCCGTCGTCTCCGCCAACAAGGCGCTCCTCGCCCAGGACGGCGCCGCCCTGCACGCCGCGGCGGGCGCGCACGGCAAGGACCTCTACTACGAGGCCGCCGTCGCCGGCGCCATCCCGCTGATCCGGCCGCTGCGCGAGTCCCTCGCCGGCGACAAGGTGAACCGGGTGCTCGGCATCGTCAACGGCACGACCAACTTCATCCTCGACGCCATGGACAGCACCGGCGCCGGGTACCAGGAGGCGCTGGACGAGGCCACGGCCCTCGGGTACGCCGAGGCCGACCCGACCGCCGACGTCGAGGGCTTCGACGCCGCCGCCAAGGCCGCCATCCTCGCCGGGATCGCCTTCCACACGCGCGTACGCCTCGACGACGTCTACCGCGAGGGCATGAGCGAGGTCACCGCCGCCGACTTCGCCTCCGCCAAGGAGATGGGCTGCACCATCAAGCTCCTCGCCATCTGCGAGCGGGCCGCGGACGGGGCGTCCGTCACCGCGCGCGTGCACCCGGCGATGATCCCGCTCAGCCATCCGCTGGCGAACGTGCGCGGCGCCTACAACGCCGTCTTCGTCGAGTCCGACGCCGCCGGTCAGCTCATGTTCTACGGGCCCGGTGCCGGCGGTTCGCCGACGGCGTCCGCCGTGCTCGGCGATCTTGTCGCCGTCTGCCGCAACCGGATCGGCGGCGCGACCGGACCCGGCGAGTCCGCGTACGCCGCGCTCCCCGTGTCGCCGATGGGCGACGTCGTCACGCGCTACCACATCAGCCTCGACGTGGCCGACAAACCGGGCGTGCTCGCCCAGGTCGCGACCGTGTTCGCGGAGCACGGTGTCTCCATCGACACCGTGCGGCAGTCCGGCAAGGACGGCGAGGCATCCCTCGTCGTCGTCACCCACCGCGCGTCCGACGCCGCCCTCGGCGGTACGGTCGAGGCGCTGCGCAAGCTCGACACCGTGCGGGGTGTCGCAAGCATCATGCGGGTTGAAGGAGAGTAACCAGCAATGACCCACCAGTGGCGCGGAATCATCGAGGAGTACCGGGACAGGCTGCCCGTCTCCGACAGCACGCCCGTCGTGACGCTCCGCGAGGGCGGCACCCCGCTCGTGCCCGCGCAGGTGCTCTCCGAGCGCACGGGCTGCGAGGTCCACCTCAAGGTCGAGGGGGCGAACCCGACCGGGTCCTTCAAGGACCGCGGTATGACCATGGCCATCAGCAAGGCCAAGGAGGAGGGCGCGCAGGCCGTCATCTGCGCGTCCACCGGCAACACCTCCGCCTCCGCCGCCGCGTACGGCGTGCGGGCCGGGATGGTCTCGGCCGTCCTGGTGCCGCAGGGCAAGATCGCCCTCGGCAAGATGGGCCAGGCCCTCGTGCACGGCGCGAAGATCCTCCAGGTCGACGGCAACTTCGACGACTGCCTCACGCTGGCCCGCGCGCTGAGCGACAACTACCCGGTGGCGCTGGTCAATTCGGTCAACCCGGTGCGCATCGAGGGACAGAAGACGGCCGCCTTCGAGATCGTCGACATGCTCGGGGACGCCCCCGACATCCACGTCCTGCCGGTCGGCAACGCGGGCAACATCACCGCGTACTGGAAGGGCTACCGGGAGTACGCCGCCGACAGGGTCAGCACGAAGGCGCCGCGCATGTGGGGGTTCCAGGCCTCCGGCAGCGCCCCGATCGTGCGCGGCGAGGTCGTCAAGGACCCGTCGACCATCGCGACCGCGATCCGTATCGGCAACCCCGCCTCATGGGACTTCGCGCTCGCCGCGCGGGACGAGTCCGGCGGTGCCATCGACGAGGTGACGGACCGTGAGATCCTGCGCGCCTACCGGCTGTTGGCCTCGCAGGAGGGCGTCTTCGTCGAGCCCGCGTCCGCCGCTTCGGTGGCCGGTCTGCTGAAGGCCGCCGAGCAGGGCAAGGTCGACCCGGGCCAGCGGATCGTGTGCACCGTCACCGGCAACGGACTCAAGGACCCGGACTGGGCCGTCGCCGGCGCCCCGCAGCCGGTCACCGTGCCGGTCGACGCGGCGACGGCGGCCGAGCGGCTCGGCCTGGTCTGAGGGCCGTGCCCGTCCCGCCGGCGTAAGAGGGCGTAAGCGACGTCCGAGCGGGAAAGTCACTCACGGGGGGTGCACAGGGGGCTTACGACACGCATCGTGCGCCTCCTGTGCGCCCTATGTCGCCACAGAACCTTCCTTCGATAGGCTGTACCGAACCCGCCCGCCGCATATGCCGCGGCGCCGCGCTGTCTCCGCGGTCGGGAGGCGGCCGGCCGGCGGTCGGCAGGGCTCGGCCGTTCGGCAGGCAGCGGCGACCCGGGTTCCGTACGTCATCGAATGTCATTCGACAGTCACGCAGCTCAAGGAGAGTCATCGAGCGATGGCCGGTCCAGCGTTCCGCGCCGCCGCCGTCAGGGTGCGCGTCCCCGCCACCAGCGCCAACCTCGGCCCGGGCTTCGACGCCCTCGGCCTCGCGCTGGGCTTGTACGACGACGTGGTCGTCCGGGTCGCCGACTCCGGGCTGCACATCGACATCGCGGGCGAGGGCAGCGAGACCCTCCCGCGCGACGAGAAACACCTGCTCGTACGGTCCCTGCGCACCGCCTTCGACCTCCTGGGCGGGCAGCCGCGGGGCCTGGAGATCGTCTGCGCCAACCGCATCCCGCACGGCCGCGGGCTCGGCTCCTCCTCCGCCGCCATCTGCGCCGGCATCGTCGCCGCCCGCGCCGTGACCATAGGCGGCGAGGCCCGGCTCGACGACGCCGCGCTGCTCGACCTCGCCACCGAGATCGAGGGCCACCCCGACAACGTCGCGGCCTGTCTGCTGGGCGGCTTCACCCTGTCCTGGATGGAGTCCGGCGCCGCCCGGGCGATCAGGATGGACCCCGCCGATTCCATCGTTCCGGTGGTTTTCGTGCCCGGGAAGCCGGTACTGACGGAGACCGCGCGCGGTCTGCTCCCGCGCTCCGTCCCGCACGTCGACGCCGCCGCCAACGCCGGACGCGCCGCGCTGCTCGTCGAGGCCCTGACCAGGCGCCCCGAGCTGCTGCTGCCGGCCACCGAGGACCGTCTGCACCAGGAGTACCGCGCCCCGGCCATGCCGGAGAGCGCGGCACTGGTGGAGCGGCTGCGCGGCGACGGCGTCCCCGCGGTGATCTCGGGCGCCGGCCCCACCGTGATGGCACTGGCCGACGCCGACACGGCCGACAAGGTCGAGGCGCTGGCCGGCACGGACTGGGCGGCCAACCGGCTCAGCCTGGACCAGCAGGGCGCGTGCGTCCTGCCGCTGGCGACCTCCAGCGACATTTAAAAGCGTGCGGTTGCCGGATTTCGAGAGGGGGAATGTTTGTTGGATCCGGTAGTGTTAATCTCAAGTCTGCACCCGACCCCACCATGGCGAGGTGCCTCGTGTCCCCGTCCGGGACAGACATTCTTCCGGGAGCCCCCCAAGCCGCATTGTGTGGTGGAAGCCGTACGTGATCAGTACGGCCGACACGGACACTGAGCGGCCCGCCGGGCACGCTTCGGAGCCGGTGCGACCACGCCGCGTGACACAGACACTGGGTGCCACGGCCAGGGGGCGCGCCATCACCAGATATCTCTTCCGCCGTTCAGGCGGACCACCGCCCCGGCACGGTTCACACAGCAAGAACCGAAGCCGGACAGCACAACCGGTCGCCGAGCCAGACAGGCCGACGTCCGCTCCAGGGAAGGACCCTTCGTGAGCGACACCACCGATCTGATGGGCGCACGTGTCGAGGAGACCGCTGCCGCGCCCTCCACGGACGCCTCCGCGCCTGCCACCGGTGCCGGCTCCCGGCGGCGCCGTGGTACCGGCCTCGAGGGCATGGTGCTGGCCGAGCTGCAGCAGGTCGCATCCGGCCTCGGCATCAGGGGCACCGCGCGTATGCGCAAGAGCCAGTTGATCGAGGTCATCAAGGAGGCGCAGGCCGCCGGGGGAGCCCCCGCCAAGGCCGCGCCCGCCGCCGCGGACGCCGCCGGCGAGACCAAGCCGAAGCGCCGCAGCACCTCCCGGTCCCGTACGGGTGACGAGGCCCCCGCCGAGAAGGCGGAGAAGGCCGGCAAGGCCGAGAAGAAGGCCGACAAGACGGCCGCCGACCAGGCCGCGCAGCAGCAGATCGACATCCCCGGCCAGCCGTCCCCCAAGGTCTCGCCCTCGGCCGAGCAGGCCGGCGCCCCCGCCGACGACGCCCCCTCCGAGCGCCGTCGTCGCCGGGCCACCGCCGACGCGGGCAGCCCGTCCGCGGCCGGCGACGCCGTGGCCGTCGAGACCCGGAGCGAGCCGAAGGGCGACTCGTCGGCCCAGCAGCAGTCTCAGGGCCACCAGCAGGGCCAGGGCGACGCCCGCTCCGACGGCGAGGGCGGCGAGGGCCGCCGTCGCGACCGCCGGGAGCGCGGGGACCGCGACCGTGACCGTGGCGACCGCGACCGCGGTGACCGCGGCCGCGACCGCGACCGCCGGGGCAAGGGCGACGACCAGCAGGGCCAGGGCGGTCAGCGCCAGCAGCAGGGTGGCGGCCGCCAGGACCGGCAGGACCGCCAGCAGCAGGACGACGACGACTTCGAGGGCGGCCGTCGCGGCCGTCGCGGGCGCTACCGCGACCGCCGAGGCCGCCGCGGGCGCGACGAGATCCAGCAGGAGCCGCAGATCAACGAGGACGACGTCCTCATCCCGGTCGCCGGCATCCTCGACATCCTCGACAACTACGCGTTCATCCGGACCTCCGGCTACCTGCCCGGCCCCAACGACGTGTACGTCTCCCTCGCCCAGGTCCGCAAGAACGGCCTGCGCAAGGGCGACCACATCACCGGTGCCGTGCGCCAGCCCAAGGACGGCGAGCGCCGCGAGAAGTTCAACGCGCTGGTGCGCCTGGACTCCGTCAACGGCATGGCGCCCGAACACGGCCGCGGGCGGCCGGAGTTCAACAAGCTGACGCCGCTGTACCCGCAGGACCGCCTGCGTCTGGAGACGGACCCCGGGGTCCTCACCACCCGCATCATCGACCTCGTCGCGCCCATCGGTAAGGGCCAGCGCGGTCTGATCGTGGCCCCGCCGAAGACCGGCAAGACCATGATCATGCAGGCGATCGCCAACGCGATCACGCACAACAACCCCGAGTGCCACCTGATGGTCGTCCTGGTCGACGAGCGTCCGGAAGAGGTCACCGACATGCAGCGGTCGGTGAAGGGCGAGGTCATCTCCTCGACCTTCGACCGCCCGGCCGAGGACCACACCACGGTCGCCGAGCTCGCCATCGAGCGCGCCAAGCGTCTGGTGGAGCTGGGTCACGACGTGGTCGTCCTGCTCGACTCGATCACCCGCCTGGGCCGTGCGTACAACCTCGCCGCCCCGGCCTCCGGCCGCATTCTGTCCGGTGGTGTCGACTCGACCGCCCTGTACCCGCCGAAGCGCTTCTTCGGTGCGGCCCGCAACATCGAGGACGGCGGCTCGCTGACCATCCTCGCCACCGCCCTGGTGGACACCGGGTCCCGCATGGACGAGGTCATCTTCGAGGAGTTCAAGGGCACCGGCAACGCCGAGCTCAAGCTCGACCGGAAGCTCGCCGACAAGCGCATCTTCCCGGCGGTGGACGTCGACGCGTCCGGCACCCGCAAGGAGGAGATCCTGCTCGGCAGCGACGAGCTCGCCATCACCTGGAAGCTGCGTCGCGTGCTGCACGCGCTCGACCAGCAGCAGGCGATCGAGCTGCTTCTCGACAAGATGAAGCAGACCAAGTCGAACGCCGAGTTCCTCATGCAGATCCAGAAGACGACGCCCACCCCGGGCAACGGCGACTGAGTCCGCCGCCGGACGTCTTCCGGCGCAGTCCGAAGTCCCGCTCCGTCACACAGGTGACGGAGCGGGACTTCTGGCTTGTAAGATCAGCGCACCGGACTGCGTCGCCTCGGGTGCCTACGGCGTGTATGCCAAGACCCGCACCTACGCCGGTGAGATCAACGCCCGCGTCGACGACAGCGACCTCGACTTCGACGGTCTCGCGGACCTCTTCGTCCGCACCCCCGGTGGTACGGCCTACGAGTACTACTCCCTGGGCGACCGGTCCCCCTACCTCGCCGACCGCCTCTCGCTCGGCGACTGGGGCGGACTGAGCCTGGTGCGCCAGGCGGACCTGGACCGGGACCACTACCAGGACTACGTGTACCGGACCCCGGACGGGGTGCTCCACAGGTTCGCCTTCAACGGGGACGACCGCTACGAGTCGACCCGCGTCGGCGGCGGCTGGAACGTGATGAACGACATCCGCGTCCCGGGCGACCTCTCCGGGGACGCCCTGCCCGACCTGGTCGCCAAGGACAAGGACGGCGTCCTGTGGCTCTACCCCGGCAAGGGCGACGGGCTGTTCGGCACCCGCGTCCGGATCGGCGGCGGCTGGGCCAAGTACACGATCACCGGCAAGGGCGACTACAACCGCGACGGCAGGGCCGACCTGCTGGCGCGGGACGGCTCGGGCGTCCTGTGGCTGTACCCGGGCACCGGCAAGGCCTCCCCGGCGCTCGGCTCCCGCGTCCGGGTCGGCGGCGGCTGGTCCGCGTACAACGCCTTCGCCACCGCCGGTGACCTCACCGGCGACGGCAGGCCCGACCTGCTGGCCAGGGACACCTCCGGTGTGCTGTGGCTGTACAAGGGCACCGGTGGCACGGGTACCGCGACGTTCAAGGCCCGCATCAGGGTCGGCGGCGGCTGGGGGGCGTTCAACCTCTTCGGCTGATCCGGCCGGGAACCGCCTGAAAGCAATCCGGCTGATCCCTCAGCGGACCGGCTGATCCCGCCGGCACCACTCGGCAGCGGACCACGGACCAGGGGCCGCCTCCTACGGGAGGCGGCCCTTCGCGCTGCGATCTTCGCCACACGGCGGGTTCCCGCGCCCGGCCCC
This region of Streptomyces ambofaciens ATCC 23877 genomic DNA includes:
- a CDS encoding homoserine dehydrogenase, giving the protein MMRTRPLKVALLGCGVVGSEVARIMTTHADDLAARIGAPVELAGVAVRRPDRVREGIDPALVTTDATALVKRGDIDVVVEVIGGIEPARTLITTAFEHGASVVSANKALLAQDGAALHAAAGAHGKDLYYEAAVAGAIPLIRPLRESLAGDKVNRVLGIVNGTTNFILDAMDSTGAGYQEALDEATALGYAEADPTADVEGFDAAAKAAILAGIAFHTRVRLDDVYREGMSEVTAADFASAKEMGCTIKLLAICERAADGASVTARVHPAMIPLSHPLANVRGAYNAVFVESDAAGQLMFYGPGAGGSPTASAVLGDLVAVCRNRIGGATGPGESAYAALPVSPMGDVVTRYHISLDVADKPGVLAQVATVFAEHGVSIDTVRQSGKDGEASLVVVTHRASDAALGGTVEALRKLDTVRGVASIMRVEGE
- the lysA gene encoding diaminopimelate decarboxylase, translating into MSRSAHPAGPRHADVLPEGHYSAPAADLNVLDPKVWAQTVERDADGVVTVGGMTVTQLAEEYGTPAYVLDEADFRARARAWRTAFGNDADVFYAGKAFLSRAVVRWLAEEGLNLDVCSGGELATALSAGMPADRIAFHGNNKSPEEIERAVRADVGRIVLDSFQEIVRVAHIAQSLGKRQRVQIRITVGVEAHTHEFIATAHEDQKFGIPLAGGQAAEAVRRALQLDGLEVIGIHSHIGSQIFDMSGFEVAAHRVVGLLKDIRDEHGVELPEIDLGGGLGIAYTSDDDPREPHEIAKALTEIVTRECEGARLRTPRISVEPGRAIVGPTAFTLYEVGTVKPLDGLRTYVSVDGGMSDNIRTALYDAEYSVALVSRTSDAQPMLVRVVGKHCESGDIVVKDAFLPGDLAPGDLIAVPATGAYCRSMASNYNHVLRPPVVAVRDGEARVIVRRETEEDLLRLDVG
- the thrB gene encoding homoserine kinase, producing the protein MAGPAFRAAAVRVRVPATSANLGPGFDALGLALGLYDDVVVRVADSGLHIDIAGEGSETLPRDEKHLLVRSLRTAFDLLGGQPRGLEIVCANRIPHGRGLGSSSAAICAGIVAARAVTIGGEARLDDAALLDLATEIEGHPDNVAACLLGGFTLSWMESGAARAIRMDPADSIVPVVFVPGKPVLTETARGLLPRSVPHVDAAANAGRAALLVEALTRRPELLLPATEDRLHQEYRAPAMPESAALVERLRGDGVPAVISGAGPTVMALADADTADKVEALAGTDWAANRLSLDQQGACVLPLATSSDI
- a CDS encoding patatin-like phospholipase family protein; amino-acid sequence: MADSALVLGGGGLTAYAWQVGVLAGLADAGLDLGAADVLAGTSAGSLLALDLAKGSAPADLYREQVHRERAMMDVDFTLTMTARYLWAALVSRDPDTVVRRLGRLALSVRGVPESAVLAAIGPHLPVEDWPERTVRLFAVDALTGAPTAFDAGSGVDLLHAMSATCALPPLFPPITIGEGRWMDGGVRSTTNADLVDDCARVVVLAPIPKAAGATPSAATQVASLTAKGARATLLTPDRAARRAFGRNPLDASRIPGAAREGRRQGTEQADRVRTIWHG
- a CDS encoding response regulator, which translates into the protein MPRASGRVLVVDDNKVIRQLIRVNLELEGFEVVTAADGAECLDVVHQVRPDAVTLDVVMPRLDGVRTAARLRADPRTRDLPIAIVSACTQYEADAGFDAGVDAFLSKPFEPAELVSLVRQLVEGRPTRGSGAVLRSVLGVAGESEAAARAEPAG
- the thrC gene encoding threonine synthase, encoding MTHQWRGIIEEYRDRLPVSDSTPVVTLREGGTPLVPAQVLSERTGCEVHLKVEGANPTGSFKDRGMTMAISKAKEEGAQAVICASTGNTSASAAAYGVRAGMVSAVLVPQGKIALGKMGQALVHGAKILQVDGNFDDCLTLARALSDNYPVALVNSVNPVRIEGQKTAAFEIVDMLGDAPDIHVLPVGNAGNITAYWKGYREYAADRVSTKAPRMWGFQASGSAPIVRGEVVKDPSTIATAIRIGNPASWDFALAARDESGGAIDEVTDREILRAYRLLASQEGVFVEPASAASVAGLLKAAEQGKVDPGQRIVCTVTGNGLKDPDWAVAGAPQPVTVPVDAATAAERLGLV
- the nrtL gene encoding ArgS-related anticodon-binding protein NrtL: MTPVELSRTVLHAVRRAVDAGELHVSVPPRAVVTPPGPGGCGDYATNIALQLARPAGQPPLRVAEVLRPYLVDDDGIADVVLSGPGFLNISLHGAAPAGLVEEILRRRSRYGHADGPDGRLVELHCPRDLRAVVVAEAAGRVLRSQGALVRVTAEALDPEWTAALGVRVAVGPAPAEPPVNVRPVPAPADPLPLGRDAARWALLHPAAHDRPRIGDEHLVQRESNPLFRVRYAHARCRAAARNAAGLGFTAAPGPVAGARELLVVLADHPRVLAATAAHRAPDRLARHLVTVADAALPFLPTVLPVGEEKPSAAHRARLALAQAVGAVLAGGLSLLGIDAPDHL